The following proteins are co-located in the Silene latifolia isolate original U9 population chromosome 1, ASM4854445v1, whole genome shotgun sequence genome:
- the LOC141641832 gene encoding uncharacterized protein LOC141641832 yields the protein MEVTREALHSLGPKGLIMDEVIDIFGIKCTFSRRNLLYLPKQYLSVSNPLYVDIQSLHRENNPEICGAHIKDSYTPLAGSHIDKVFIPFHSNTEPQHWWAYVCDIKHGKNFILDSCVAVNVDPDNKHAKEIVHHVSAILPESYKSLEFMHTNEFANLKVPQQTTSYDCGVFLLKWLSALDDDSLWTKSEYFENLIQYRKSIILELLRWDKNTKKQKWFEARYLIVVKIVAFLNFCKDILIVVKYMILNHDEV from the exons atggaagtcacaagagaAGCTTTGCATAGCCTTGGACCGAAAGGCCTTATTATGGATGAG gtcattgatatatttggaaTTAAGTGCACATTCAGTAGAAGAAATTTACTCTACTTGCCAAAACAATATTTGTCAGTCTCAAATCCTTTatatgttgatattcaa AGTCTTCATCGAGAAAACAACCCCGAAATTTGCGGTGCACACATAAAGGACAGTTACACTCCACTTGCTGGTAGCCATATCGACAAG GTTTTTATCCCTTTCCATAGTAACACAGAGCCGCAGCATTGGTGGGCTTATGTCTGTGATATAAAGCATGGAAAAAATTTCATCCTTGACTCATGCGTGGCTGTTAATGTGGATCCTGACAACAAGCATGCCAaagagatt gtacatcaTGTTTCAGCTATTTTGCCAGAGTCATATAAATCTTTGGAGTTTATGCACACGAACGAATTTGCCAATCTCaaagtccctcaacaaacaacaag TTATGATTGTGGAGTTTTTCTGTTGAAGTGGTTAAGTGCCTTGGACGATGATAGTTTATGGACCAaaagtgaatattttgag AATTTGATACAATATCGAAAATCGATCATATTGGAACTACTTAGAtgggataaaaatactaaaaag CAAAAATGGTTCGAGGCaagatatttgatagttgtaaagattgttgccttcCTCAACTTTTGTAAAGATATTTTGATAGTTGTAAAGTatatgattttaaaccacgacgaAGTTTGA